In the Marinomonas algicola genome, one interval contains:
- the dctP gene encoding TRAP transporter substrate-binding protein DctP has protein sequence MFLRSIKLAAVSVAIASSTSVLQAKELIFNNFFPPSHFIHGVMNEWISDVAEATDGRVTFIVPAGTLAPPPQQLSAVKSGIADVAMTANIFIQKQVPVLSYSSLPFLVSNAEAASVANWRTYEKFLANKAPLKKYGVEMLSVFNYSGGNLYGLEDKPIETIEELKSKRLWALPGYTANNIKNIGVSPVTGPAVKVSEVVSKGVVDAFYGISYESVTDFKASPYTKNIVQFPFAGTSTSFSLFINKRTWSKISEEDQMLIKQLSGEALSRKVGKAAANASLVALTAMELSGIKVIPGSQDLYQGLQHAAKPLFTDFVKKADKIGVNGNEMLNFFKSENAKETNNLSE, from the coding sequence ATGTTTTTACGTTCAATTAAGTTGGCTGCTGTGAGTGTTGCTATCGCTTCATCTACTTCTGTTCTGCAAGCGAAAGAGTTAATTTTTAACAATTTTTTTCCACCGTCCCATTTTATTCATGGGGTGATGAATGAATGGATAAGTGATGTAGCAGAAGCGACGGATGGGCGAGTCACATTCATTGTGCCAGCCGGTACATTGGCACCACCACCACAGCAATTATCGGCTGTTAAGTCGGGTATTGCCGATGTGGCCATGACAGCGAATATCTTCATTCAAAAACAAGTACCCGTATTAAGTTATTCCTCTTTGCCTTTTTTAGTGAGTAATGCCGAAGCGGCGTCTGTCGCCAATTGGCGTACCTATGAAAAATTCTTGGCGAACAAAGCACCATTGAAAAAGTACGGTGTAGAAATGTTAAGCGTGTTTAACTATTCAGGAGGGAATTTGTACGGTCTAGAAGACAAGCCTATAGAAACCATAGAGGAGTTAAAATCTAAGCGTCTATGGGCTCTTCCAGGTTACACGGCCAATAATATTAAAAATATTGGGGTCAGTCCTGTGACGGGTCCTGCGGTAAAAGTCAGTGAAGTGGTTTCAAAAGGGGTGGTCGATGCCTTCTACGGTATTTCTTATGAAAGCGTTACGGACTTTAAAGCCTCACCGTATACTAAAAATATCGTACAGTTTCCTTTTGCTGGAACCTCCACCAGTTTCTCATTATTTATAAATAAGCGCACTTGGTCGAAAATAAGCGAAGAAGATCAAATGCTTATTAAGCAGCTTTCCGGTGAAGCGCTCTCTCGAAAAGTCGGTAAGGCCGCCGCAAATGCATCTTTAGTTGCATTAACTGCAATGGAACTGTCCGGTATAAAAGTCATACCAGGGTCGCAGGATCTATATCAAGGATTACAACATGCGGCTAAGCCACTGTTCACCGATTTCGTCAAAAAAGCCGATAAAATTGGTGTCAACGGTAATGAAATGCTGAATTTTTTCAAATCTGAAAACGCCAAAGAAACCAACAACCTATCTGAATAA
- a CDS encoding LysR substrate-binding domain-containing protein produces MKIKSIEVFLATVQSGSIRAAARQLELSQPAVSKAIKALEEEVGAPLLTRGTKGVYLTEFGKAFLIRATTISQESAKAIEEIKQMRGEVNGSVSIMLSPVTAMLLAPLVIKQFLHTHPAVKIHIFEGLQASAVEKLRTVEIDFAIAAVTKPHLLSNKEFEVHPIKEYPMAIVGRRDNPFKNRNSLVELHSAKWVQIGSGGHLTTLINDFYETKNLTPPNINIECHSFTSSLAMIENTDMLGMMPEIWLNDPSYSSRFCKIDVKEGMAVNKLQLIFRRDKPLTPVANQLLNHFLRRADV; encoded by the coding sequence ATGAAAATAAAATCGATTGAAGTCTTTCTTGCTACAGTACAAAGTGGCAGTATCCGAGCAGCGGCTAGACAACTTGAGCTATCTCAACCCGCCGTATCTAAAGCAATTAAAGCCTTAGAAGAAGAGGTTGGAGCCCCTTTATTAACTCGTGGAACGAAAGGGGTTTATCTGACAGAATTTGGCAAGGCCTTCCTCATCAGAGCGACCACTATTTCCCAAGAAAGCGCGAAAGCAATAGAGGAAATCAAACAGATGAGAGGAGAAGTCAATGGTTCTGTGTCCATTATGCTATCCCCTGTTACCGCCATGCTATTAGCCCCCCTGGTCATTAAACAGTTCCTTCATACTCATCCAGCAGTGAAAATACACATATTTGAAGGTTTGCAAGCGTCCGCTGTTGAAAAGCTGCGTACGGTTGAAATTGACTTCGCCATTGCCGCAGTGACTAAACCTCACTTACTCTCTAATAAAGAATTTGAAGTGCACCCTATAAAAGAATACCCGATGGCGATTGTTGGTCGTCGAGACAACCCATTTAAAAATAGAAACAGTTTGGTTGAATTACACAGTGCAAAGTGGGTGCAAATCGGTTCAGGAGGGCATTTAACAACATTAATTAATGACTTTTATGAAACAAAGAACCTGACACCGCCAAATATCAATATTGAATGCCACTCGTTTACCAGCTCTCTCGCCATGATAGAAAATACAGATATGTTAGGCATGATGCCTGAAATTTGGCTAAATGATCCATCCTATTCAAGTCGCTTTTGTAAGATCGACGTTAAAGAAGGAATGGCTGTCAATAAACTGCAACTAATTTTTCGACGAGACAAACCCTTAACCCCTGTAGCAAATCAACTGCTAAATCACTTCTTGCGACGCGCTGACGTATAA
- a CDS encoding sulfatase-like hydrolase/transferase, whose product MNQQKNNNILFIMMDQLRWDCLSCYGQSVIETPNIDRIASKGVRFTKAYVQGSSCGNSRASYYTGRHVRSHGATWNDWPFHVAEWTLSDYLKPSGAEVVLLGKTHMKPDLDGMSRLDIDINSPVGQHVKNAGFVKGEHDDGLHPEGPLGRYSKVDPEYNKWVKKQGYQGDNAWLQWANAVVDNDGKVRSGFFMQHAHLPARIPHELSETAYMTNRAIETINSLEGKSWCLHLSYIKPHWPFVVSAPYHDRYRGIDLPPAIKSEKERENPHPIYREFMKIGVAKVFSDDAKRNHVMPAYLGLVKQLDDELGRLFKHLEEKGLDQNTSIVITADHGEYLGDHWLGEKDLFHDSAINVPLIIHDPSPAANATRGQVCDELTCAIDLIPTFMELMGQEPLYHRLEGRSLCPILHGGEFEPERDIIVCEDDYGRLPVAKALKRTPYNARMTMAFDGQYKFIHALGFDPILFDVKNDPQEFFDLGRDSGYAHIRYQMQEKLLDWSANLRNRTAVSEEMFQSSVGKSLQQGILPGFWCEESVPPHRKIPTKTGIF is encoded by the coding sequence GTGAATCAGCAGAAAAATAACAACATATTATTTATTATGATGGATCAATTACGTTGGGATTGTTTGTCTTGCTACGGGCAATCAGTAATTGAAACACCTAATATTGATCGTATTGCATCGAAAGGCGTGCGTTTCACTAAGGCTTATGTTCAAGGCAGCAGTTGCGGTAATTCGCGCGCTTCGTATTACACAGGGCGACATGTACGGTCACATGGCGCTACCTGGAATGATTGGCCTTTTCATGTCGCTGAGTGGACGCTGAGTGACTATTTAAAACCGTCTGGTGCGGAAGTTGTTTTACTGGGAAAAACCCATATGAAACCGGATCTAGATGGGATGTCACGCCTTGATATCGATATCAATTCTCCTGTTGGGCAGCATGTTAAAAATGCCGGGTTTGTCAAAGGCGAGCATGATGATGGACTGCACCCAGAAGGGCCTCTGGGTCGCTATAGCAAGGTTGACCCTGAATACAATAAGTGGGTCAAAAAACAAGGTTACCAAGGTGATAATGCGTGGTTACAGTGGGCTAATGCCGTTGTAGATAACGATGGTAAGGTTCGCTCTGGATTTTTTATGCAGCATGCTCACTTGCCTGCACGAATACCTCATGAATTATCTGAAACAGCTTATATGACCAACAGAGCCATAGAGACCATTAATTCGCTTGAAGGAAAGTCCTGGTGTCTGCATCTTTCTTATATTAAACCCCATTGGCCATTTGTGGTGTCAGCGCCTTATCACGATAGGTATCGAGGGATTGACTTACCGCCGGCGATTAAATCAGAGAAAGAGCGAGAAAATCCACATCCTATTTATCGTGAGTTTATGAAGATTGGCGTCGCTAAGGTGTTTTCTGATGACGCGAAACGCAATCATGTTATGCCTGCGTATCTTGGGTTAGTGAAACAGCTAGATGATGAGCTAGGGCGATTATTCAAGCACCTTGAAGAGAAAGGTTTGGATCAGAATACCAGCATTGTTATTACCGCAGATCATGGGGAATATCTCGGTGACCATTGGCTGGGTGAAAAAGACCTCTTTCACGATTCGGCCATTAACGTCCCGCTGATTATTCATGATCCGTCACCTGCCGCAAATGCGACTCGAGGGCAAGTTTGTGATGAATTAACCTGTGCCATTGATTTGATCCCTACCTTTATGGAATTAATGGGACAAGAACCGCTTTATCACCGTTTAGAAGGTCGATCATTGTGCCCCATTCTTCATGGTGGCGAATTTGAACCTGAGCGTGACATTATTGTTTGTGAGGACGATTATGGTCGATTGCCCGTGGCAAAAGCGCTGAAACGCACGCCCTATAATGCTCGTATGACGATGGCCTTTGATGGACAGTATAAATTTATTCACGCGCTGGGCTTTGACCCCATTTTATTTGATGTGAAGAATGATCCTCAGGAGTTTTTTGATCTAGGTCGAGATTCTGGTTATGCCCATATCCGTTATCAAATGCAGGAAAAACTACTGGATTGGAGTGCCAATTTACGCAACCGAACGGCGGTTAGTGAGGAGATGTTTCAGAGCTCTGTTGGCAAATCATTACAGCAAGGCATACTTCCTGGGTTTTGGTGTGAAGAGAGTGTTCCTCCTCATCGCAAAATTCCGACGAAGACAGGCATCTTCTAA
- a CDS encoding TRAP transporter large permease — MFEALIGFAVLIGVSLLGVPLAFATLLVGLIGFAYYRGLESSLFMASQQVAELIANPNLVVVPIFILMGELVRRAGITDELYELGQHMMGRFKGGLAMATVIASGAFSTVCGSSIATAATMTKVALPPMRRLGYKDSLSAGTVAAGGTLGILIPPSVPMVIYCIFAQEDIGKMWMAGIVPGLLMMTLFILTIIIMVKVKPDLAASADIKELEVKPGSLMRARSFLVLFAIVLGGIYLGVFTPTEAASVGAFGAFLFSLHRGKMRTLTEYREVIGASAGISASIFAVASCALVFSQFVNISGLPFELVDLMDQWGLTGIELVIAISILCVFLGMVFEVIGILVLIIPIFLPSLAAQGIDLIWFGVIVIILVELGLVTPPLGINVFTVKAAQPDIRLKEVFMGVTPFVMAMIVTAMLILYFPSIAMGLPNLMR, encoded by the coding sequence ATGTTTGAGGCTCTCATCGGTTTTGCTGTACTTATTGGTGTCAGTCTTTTAGGCGTCCCCTTAGCCTTTGCAACCTTATTGGTTGGCCTCATAGGGTTTGCGTATTATCGAGGCTTAGAATCGTCTTTGTTTATGGCCAGTCAGCAGGTTGCTGAACTTATAGCTAATCCTAATCTGGTTGTTGTCCCTATTTTTATTCTTATGGGTGAGCTCGTTCGTCGTGCCGGTATTACGGACGAATTATATGAATTAGGTCAACATATGATGGGGCGCTTTAAAGGTGGACTTGCGATGGCGACAGTGATTGCAAGCGGTGCTTTTTCGACTGTATGCGGTAGCTCTATTGCGACGGCCGCAACTATGACCAAGGTGGCGTTGCCGCCGATGAGACGGCTAGGCTACAAAGATTCTTTATCTGCTGGAACAGTGGCAGCAGGTGGCACTTTGGGAATCTTAATTCCGCCTAGTGTTCCTATGGTTATTTACTGCATTTTTGCGCAAGAAGACATTGGTAAAATGTGGATGGCTGGCATTGTTCCAGGTCTATTAATGATGACCTTATTTATCTTAACCATCATTATAATGGTTAAAGTAAAACCAGATTTGGCCGCATCCGCAGACATAAAAGAGTTGGAAGTTAAGCCTGGATCATTAATGCGAGCACGTAGTTTTCTTGTGCTGTTTGCCATTGTTTTAGGTGGTATTTATTTAGGGGTTTTCACACCTACGGAAGCGGCAAGTGTGGGGGCTTTTGGGGCATTTTTATTCTCTCTTCATCGTGGAAAAATGCGCACCTTAACGGAATACCGTGAGGTTATTGGTGCTTCAGCAGGTATTTCAGCGTCTATTTTTGCTGTGGCCTCGTGCGCTTTAGTGTTCAGTCAGTTTGTCAACATCAGCGGTTTGCCTTTTGAGTTAGTTGACCTAATGGATCAATGGGGGTTGACTGGGATCGAGCTGGTTATCGCGATCAGTATATTATGTGTTTTCTTGGGTATGGTATTCGAAGTTATTGGTATTTTAGTTTTGATTATTCCTATCTTTCTCCCTTCTTTAGCCGCACAAGGTATCGACCTTATTTGGTTTGGTGTGATTGTTATTATTTTGGTTGAACTTGGACTGGTTACCCCTCCATTAGGAATCAATGTTTTTACGGTTAAAGCCGCACAACCAGATATTCGTTTAAAAGAAGTATTTATGGGCGTGACGCCGTTTGTGATGGCGATGATCGTCACAGCAATGTTAATACTTTATTTTCCGTCGATTGCTATGGGCTTACCGAATTTGATGCGCTAG
- a CDS encoding TauD/TfdA dioxygenase family protein has protein sequence MKIQPLSQHIGALIEGIQLAELDEPAFNELQQAFLKHQVLFFREQTMSPQEHLKLGQRFGQIEAVHPFFPHLDDADQVVIIETSRGNPPGESFWHTDLTWQEKPSKCSILHAQYVPQTGGDTVWCSMQAVWDRVPAEQKNYLRTLQGHHALHAFEGSRYDRHETDQPGKQQSFVANKSKEYPPVIHPVVTRHPETGRETLFVNEQFTRSIVGMEDAESQALLNELFALARSPEFQVRFQWQAGSVALWDNRNTQHYAVTDYGDQPRRLHRVTVCADG, from the coding sequence ATGAAAATACAGCCATTATCGCAACACATAGGCGCTCTCATTGAAGGCATTCAGCTGGCAGAACTGGACGAGCCTGCTTTTAATGAACTGCAACAAGCCTTTCTCAAACATCAGGTGTTATTCTTTCGAGAACAAACCATGTCTCCTCAGGAGCATCTTAAATTGGGGCAACGCTTTGGTCAAATCGAAGCCGTGCACCCTTTTTTTCCTCATTTAGACGACGCCGATCAAGTGGTTATCATTGAAACCTCGCGAGGCAACCCTCCTGGGGAAAGCTTCTGGCATACGGATTTAACTTGGCAAGAAAAGCCTTCTAAATGCTCTATTCTGCACGCTCAGTATGTGCCACAAACCGGAGGTGACACTGTCTGGTGTTCCATGCAAGCGGTGTGGGACAGGGTGCCCGCTGAGCAAAAAAACTACCTGCGAACATTGCAAGGTCATCATGCCCTACACGCCTTCGAAGGCAGCCGCTACGACCGCCATGAAACAGATCAACCTGGCAAGCAACAAAGCTTCGTCGCCAACAAATCCAAAGAATACCCGCCAGTCATTCACCCAGTCGTTACACGTCACCCTGAAACAGGAAGAGAAACTTTATTCGTCAATGAGCAATTCACTCGCTCTATTGTTGGCATGGAAGACGCTGAAAGCCAAGCCTTGTTAAACGAACTCTTTGCACTCGCCAGATCGCCCGAATTTCAAGTACGCTTTCAATGGCAAGCTGGTTCAGTCGCCCTCTGGGACAACCGCAACACCCAACACTACGCCGTTACCGACTACGGCGACCAACCAAGGCGACTGCACAGAGTCACCGTTTGTGCGGATGGGTAG
- a CDS encoding aldehyde dehydrogenase family protein, with protein MKELLNYINGEWLKSDKPFIKVSPVNGREIATVYEADKAMVDLAVQKAKEAFEGEWGQVTLQERCRLLRNVADIMERRSEELMLAESTDVGVPYPAARMLNVGRSAFAFRMYADEVANMFEQSHQFTPPNGGHALHYTMRRAKGVVGAISPWNVPLLLLVFKVAPALAMGNCVIAKPSEVTPQSATLLAEIIEEAGFPAGVFNLVHGFGANSAGAFLTENPDVAAFGFTGDTSTGEIIMRSAAKGVRNVCLELGGKNAGIVFADADLDKAVAGTLRSAFTNCGQICYSTERMYVERPIFDEFVKRLGNAVGNMKIGSPEEDGVQMGPLVSHHHRDKVKSMIDEALKDGATFVTGGRIPQFNDEKDNGAFIQPVVAIGLPESASFVRNEVFGPVCHIAPFDTEEEVVKLANNTKYGLASSIWTQNFSKAHRVSSKIRAGNIWINDWQLRDIRTPMGGLGASGVGAQGGRESLEFFSDLINVTARID; from the coding sequence ATGAAAGAGCTTTTAAATTATATAAACGGTGAATGGCTCAAATCCGATAAGCCATTTATTAAAGTGAGCCCGGTAAACGGTCGTGAGATTGCGACGGTATATGAAGCCGATAAAGCGATGGTTGACCTTGCCGTTCAAAAAGCAAAAGAAGCCTTTGAAGGAGAGTGGGGGCAAGTGACACTGCAAGAGCGTTGCCGATTACTGCGTAATGTGGCGGATATTATGGAACGCCGCAGTGAAGAATTGATGCTGGCAGAAAGTACAGACGTTGGCGTGCCGTATCCGGCCGCCCGGATGTTAAATGTAGGGCGTTCGGCGTTTGCTTTTCGCATGTATGCTGATGAGGTGGCCAATATGTTTGAGCAGTCCCATCAATTTACCCCCCCTAACGGCGGTCATGCACTGCATTATACGATGCGACGAGCAAAAGGTGTGGTAGGGGCCATTTCACCTTGGAATGTGCCTTTATTGCTTCTGGTCTTTAAAGTCGCCCCTGCGTTGGCCATGGGCAATTGTGTGATTGCGAAACCGTCAGAAGTAACCCCTCAATCCGCCACTTTGTTAGCGGAAATTATTGAAGAAGCCGGTTTTCCCGCTGGCGTATTTAATTTGGTACATGGCTTTGGCGCGAACTCAGCAGGTGCTTTTCTAACAGAAAACCCAGACGTAGCCGCTTTCGGGTTTACAGGAGACACCAGCACGGGCGAAATTATTATGCGAAGTGCGGCAAAAGGCGTGCGAAATGTCTGCCTTGAATTAGGCGGTAAAAATGCAGGGATTGTTTTTGCTGACGCTGATTTAGATAAAGCCGTTGCTGGAACCCTGCGTTCAGCATTCACCAATTGCGGTCAAATTTGTTATTCAACAGAACGCATGTATGTAGAGCGCCCCATCTTTGATGAATTTGTGAAACGCTTAGGAAACGCCGTTGGCAATATGAAAATTGGCTCACCTGAAGAAGACGGCGTACAAATGGGGCCCTTAGTGTCTCACCATCATAGGGATAAGGTGAAATCCATGATAGATGAAGCCCTAAAAGACGGTGCGACATTCGTCACTGGCGGCCGCATCCCTCAATTTAATGATGAAAAAGATAATGGTGCCTTTATTCAGCCCGTTGTAGCGATTGGCCTCCCTGAATCGGCTAGCTTTGTTCGTAATGAGGTATTTGGTCCTGTCTGCCACATAGCCCCATTTGATACGGAAGAAGAAGTAGTCAAACTAGCTAACAATACAAAATACGGCTTAGCTTCTTCCATCTGGACACAAAACTTTTCTAAAGCGCACAGAGTCTCCTCTAAAATTCGAGCGGGTAATATTTGGATCAACGATTGGCAGTTAAGAGACATTCGTACGCCAATGGGCGGTCTTGGTGCTTCTGGCGTTGGGGCTCAAGGCGGCAGAGAATCATTGGAGTTTTTCTCAGATTTAATCAACGTCACAGCCCGTATCGATTAG
- a CDS encoding LysR substrate-binding domain-containing protein yields the protein MDTTLLQTFVEVSKTRNFGQASINLNVSSSTVSARIKQLESIMGVSLFIRRHHEISLTPSGEGLERHANFILKAWERAYEDTALSQRHHRRLVVAAVSSLWDIFVQDWLNDIHISHKELSLRAEESTPLRVVEKLDQSLIDVGFMYEPPSMKGLIVQQVAMVPMILVSDKQGISTEKAVAEGYIRVEWGTAFAVMHESHFPQRPLARVRVNSGRVALSLILNNGGAAYLPDVMVKQALEVGQLHQVVDAPVIEMRAFAAYKSQGEHSALIKSILAKI from the coding sequence TTGGATACCACCTTATTGCAAACCTTTGTAGAAGTGTCGAAAACTCGGAACTTTGGGCAAGCTTCCATTAACCTGAACGTTTCTTCCTCTACGGTCAGCGCTAGAATAAAACAATTAGAATCCATTATGGGGGTGTCGCTGTTTATTCGTCGGCATCATGAAATCAGTTTGACACCCTCTGGTGAAGGACTCGAGCGGCACGCGAACTTCATTCTCAAAGCGTGGGAAAGAGCCTATGAAGACACGGCCCTCAGTCAGCGACACCACAGACGCTTGGTGGTCGCGGCGGTCTCCAGTTTATGGGATATTTTTGTACAAGACTGGCTCAATGACATTCATATTTCCCATAAAGAGCTCAGCTTACGCGCTGAAGAAAGTACCCCATTACGTGTGGTGGAAAAATTGGATCAAAGCTTGATTGATGTGGGGTTCATGTACGAGCCACCTTCCATGAAAGGTTTAATTGTTCAACAGGTGGCCATGGTGCCCATGATTCTGGTATCGGACAAACAAGGTATTTCAACCGAGAAAGCGGTCGCTGAAGGTTATATTCGTGTCGAATGGGGCACGGCCTTTGCTGTGATGCACGAGTCTCACTTTCCTCAACGACCCCTCGCCCGTGTACGAGTCAACAGTGGTAGAGTCGCCCTCAGTTTGATTCTAAACAATGGCGGTGCCGCCTATTTACCCGATGTCATGGTCAAGCAAGCACTGGAAGTTGGACAACTGCATCAAGTCGTCGACGCACCCGTGATCGAAATGCGCGCCTTTGCCGCCTATAAATCCCAAGGGGAGCATAGCGCCTTGATCAAATCCATACTGGCAAAGATCTGA
- a CDS encoding coniferyl-alcohol dehydrogenase: MRIAVTGGATGIGQKVVELIHAQGGKVTVFDILKPDYEVDEYIELDLSEPDSIKEAVAKVSGQYDALCNVAGLPPRAGNALLGLKVNFMGTREFTESMLSKLNSGASIVNVASKAGAMWRQNIEQVKSLMALSSTDELAQFCKAHDIDDVRAYNLSKEAVIVWGMAECEALLKQDIRINSVSPAAIETGILQDFKDAFGEKTLKNIARVGRAGWPKEVAEVILFLASSQSNWLKGIDITVDGGMGACHLTDAFTLPKRLSRS, encoded by the coding sequence ATGCGAATTGCAGTCACTGGCGGAGCCACTGGAATTGGTCAAAAAGTAGTTGAGTTGATTCATGCACAAGGCGGAAAAGTTACGGTATTTGACATTCTTAAGCCAGATTACGAAGTAGATGAATACATTGAATTAGATTTATCAGAACCTGACAGCATTAAAGAAGCGGTTGCAAAAGTATCAGGACAATACGATGCACTGTGTAATGTGGCGGGCTTGCCTCCTCGAGCAGGCAATGCGCTTTTAGGACTCAAGGTCAACTTTATGGGGACGCGCGAATTTACGGAATCCATGTTGAGTAAACTAAATTCAGGGGCCTCTATTGTTAATGTGGCATCAAAAGCTGGAGCAATGTGGCGTCAGAATATAGAGCAAGTAAAATCATTGATGGCTTTGTCTTCTACAGATGAATTGGCCCAATTTTGTAAAGCCCATGACATTGATGATGTACGTGCCTACAACTTATCCAAAGAAGCCGTCATTGTGTGGGGCATGGCTGAATGTGAAGCGTTATTAAAACAAGACATTCGAATCAACTCCGTTAGCCCTGCTGCCATTGAAACAGGAATATTACAAGATTTTAAAGACGCATTCGGCGAAAAAACCCTTAAGAATATTGCTCGTGTTGGCCGAGCGGGTTGGCCTAAGGAGGTAGCAGAAGTCATCCTGTTCCTTGCTTCATCACAAAGCAACTGGTTGAAAGGCATTGATATTACTGTCGACGGTGGAATGGGAGCCTGCCACCTTACCGATGCATTTACGCTTCCTAAGCGTTTAAGCAGGTCTTAA
- a CDS encoding alkyl/aryl-sulfatase, translated as MQPLDKLKQHSERFQKSIQEPSQGIWIAIGYAASNVSIVSTSAGLVIIDTTESTTAADNILRDLRKITQDKVVAIIYTHGHRDHVGGASVFAAEGFEHEKVKIYARANLSNEMAEGGSTSNPDVIFRKRAARQFGIPLQAGSERINLGIGPADRPIEGLGKGFLTPTDTFSDDALRLNIGDRIFDLIAAPGETNDQMMVWMPTENIVFAADNFYHSFPNLYAIRGTSYRDFEVWADTLDNIQSMGAELMLTGHGQPVAGKEAISQCLGDYSAAIRFIIEKSVEGMNKGMTPDELVAFVTLPEPLRSRPYLAEFYGTVEWSVRAFFAGKIGWFDGNPTHLFPFTPQEYSNRFIALVGDEKLCTELETAMTKGDYQWALHLTDWLLQHSDSIKVKQTRIKALRQIADLQMNAPARNYYLTCALELQNSL; from the coding sequence ATGCAACCATTAGACAAGCTTAAACAGCACAGTGAGCGTTTCCAAAAATCGATACAAGAGCCATCTCAAGGTATCTGGATTGCCATTGGTTACGCCGCCTCCAATGTGTCGATTGTCAGTACATCCGCTGGTTTAGTGATTATAGACACAACAGAAAGCACCACGGCGGCAGACAATATTTTGCGGGATTTACGCAAAATCACACAAGATAAAGTGGTCGCTATCATTTATACCCATGGTCACCGTGACCATGTAGGCGGTGCGTCTGTTTTTGCGGCGGAGGGTTTTGAGCATGAAAAGGTAAAGATTTATGCCAGAGCCAATTTAAGCAATGAAATGGCAGAAGGCGGCAGTACGTCCAACCCTGATGTCATTTTTAGAAAGCGTGCCGCCCGCCAATTCGGCATTCCTCTTCAAGCAGGAAGTGAGCGCATTAACCTTGGCATTGGCCCAGCAGATCGACCTATTGAAGGCTTAGGAAAAGGTTTTCTAACGCCGACAGACACGTTTTCTGACGACGCACTTCGTTTAAATATTGGTGATCGTATATTCGATCTAATCGCCGCTCCGGGAGAAACCAACGATCAAATGATGGTGTGGATGCCGACCGAAAATATTGTGTTTGCAGCGGACAACTTTTACCACTCTTTCCCTAATCTGTATGCCATTCGCGGCACATCTTATAGAGACTTTGAAGTCTGGGCGGATACCTTAGATAACATCCAATCCATGGGGGCGGAACTTATGTTAACCGGACATGGACAGCCAGTCGCTGGAAAAGAGGCCATCTCCCAATGTTTGGGAGATTACAGCGCCGCTATTCGATTTATTATTGAAAAGTCAGTTGAGGGCATGAATAAGGGAATGACGCCAGATGAGTTAGTGGCGTTTGTCACCCTGCCAGAGCCGCTACGCAGCCGACCTTATTTAGCCGAGTTTTATGGCACGGTGGAATGGTCTGTAAGAGCGTTCTTTGCAGGCAAAATAGGGTGGTTTGATGGCAACCCGACGCACCTTTTTCCTTTTACGCCGCAGGAGTACTCCAACCGATTTATCGCGCTGGTGGGAGATGAGAAACTCTGCACTGAACTTGAGACCGCCATGACCAAGGGAGACTATCAATGGGCATTGCACTTAACAGATTGGTTATTACAACATTCCGATTCTATTAAGGTTAAACAGACTCGTATCAAGGCATTACGACAGATTGCTGATTTACAAATGAACGCTCCTGCTCGTAATTATTATTTAACCTGTGCGCTTGAACTACAGAACAGTTTATAA
- a CDS encoding TRAP transporter small permease, translating to MHRFLYHSGQWLSALALMVLISMTVTDVVLRWVFNSPIYGSNEIANLLLTLSIGGGLVVTASDRSHIKVDILEGTFLRMFGEKYHAFVKALEVLGTFLFAFIVGVYTYEAWEFEEATVVLEWPIAPVFFVTSVFSALSALYIFRPIKRSDRHV from the coding sequence ATGCATCGTTTTTTATATCACTCTGGGCAGTGGTTAAGTGCACTAGCGTTAATGGTGTTGATCTCCATGACGGTGACAGATGTGGTGTTACGTTGGGTGTTTAATAGCCCTATATATGGATCAAATGAAATAGCAAATCTGCTACTTACTTTGTCTATAGGTGGCGGTCTAGTGGTAACGGCGTCCGATAGAAGTCACATAAAAGTAGATATTTTAGAAGGTACGTTCTTACGTATGTTTGGTGAAAAATATCATGCCTTTGTGAAGGCTTTAGAGGTATTAGGAACCTTCTTATTTGCCTTTATTGTTGGTGTTTATACCTATGAAGCTTGGGAGTTTGAAGAAGCTACCGTGGTGTTGGAATGGCCGATTGCTCCTGTCTTTTTTGTCACAAGTGTCTTTTCCGCGCTGTCCGCTCTTTATATTTTTCGACCAATAAAAAGGAGTGATAGACATGTTTGA